In one Mucilaginibacter ginsenosidivorax genomic region, the following are encoded:
- a CDS encoding oxidoreductase: MEKIWFITGSSRGLGRSLTAAVLAKGDKVAATARNPEQLQDFIDKYPDQVLPIQLDVTSQQQITEAIESTIQHFGRIDVLVNNAGFGITGAAEAYTDEQVHSQLDTNLWAPIAITRAALPYMRKQRSGHILQISSIGGRVGSGGVTIYQAAKFGLSGFSEGLAQEVAPLGIKVIVIEPGGFRTDWAGDSMTYAKSIEGYEATVEKRATFFKSGNFKPVGDPDKAAKVMLDIVDNPQPPLHLILGSEGLAIVKASDTAKMAELEKWASLSISTDHDEAENFFESEQGKAYLTLKK, from the coding sequence ATGGAAAAAATATGGTTTATAACAGGCAGTTCCCGCGGATTGGGACGCAGCCTCACAGCAGCAGTATTAGCCAAAGGCGATAAAGTAGCCGCTACAGCCCGTAACCCCGAACAACTTCAGGATTTTATAGATAAATACCCCGACCAGGTGCTCCCCATTCAGCTGGATGTAACAAGCCAGCAACAAATAACCGAGGCTATTGAAAGTACCATACAGCATTTTGGCCGCATAGATGTATTGGTAAACAATGCAGGCTTCGGTATTACCGGTGCTGCCGAAGCTTATACGGATGAGCAGGTGCATAGCCAGCTTGATACCAATTTGTGGGCACCTATAGCAATTACCCGCGCAGCGTTGCCTTATATGCGTAAACAGCGGTCGGGGCATATTTTGCAAATCAGCTCCATTGGCGGCAGGGTAGGCAGCGGTGGTGTAACTATTTACCAGGCAGCAAAGTTTGGGCTAAGCGGTTTTAGCGAAGGCCTTGCACAGGAAGTGGCCCCATTGGGTATCAAAGTGATTGTGATTGAGCCGGGTGGTTTCCGAACAGATTGGGCCGGCGACTCGATGACTTATGCAAAATCAATTGAAGGATACGAGGCTACGGTCGAAAAAAGGGCCACCTTTTTCAAAAGCGGCAATTTTAAACCGGTTGGCGACCCTGATAAGGCAGCAAAAGTAATGCTTGACATTGTTGATAATCCGCAGCCGCCACTGCATTTGATATTGGGCAGCGAAGGTTTAGCTATTGTAAAAGCATCCGACACCGCAAAAATGGCCGAGCTTGAAAAATGGGCCTCCTTAAGTATTTCAACCGATCATGATGAAGCGGAGAATTTTTTTGAATCGGAACAGGGAAAAGCATACCTCACGCTCAAAAAATAA
- a CDS encoding HAD-IIB family hydrolase, giving the protein MKKLIVFDLDGTLAESKAAIDTEMAKLFSALLDVAKVAIISGGDWPQFEKQVIAHLPKGTKLAKLSILPTCGTKFYQYKPAGWRKIYSEDFTAGEKKKIITSLNEAVEKSGFKAEKIWGDQVEDRDSQITFSALGQKAPLEPKKAWDPDFKKRKKIKTMLDKLIPDFAVNLGGATSIDVTKPGIDKAYGMHKLRDMLKIPISQMLFIGDALFKGGNDYPARTTGADCIQVRDPEETKRVIEGVVACLKK; this is encoded by the coding sequence ATGAAAAAACTAATTGTTTTTGACCTGGATGGAACTCTTGCCGAAAGTAAGGCAGCAATAGATACCGAAATGGCCAAATTATTTTCGGCACTACTGGATGTGGCCAAAGTTGCCATTATATCTGGTGGCGACTGGCCCCAGTTTGAAAAACAGGTTATTGCCCACCTGCCTAAAGGTACAAAACTGGCAAAGCTTTCCATCTTGCCTACCTGCGGTACCAAGTTTTATCAATACAAGCCCGCTGGTTGGAGAAAGATATATTCAGAAGATTTTACTGCTGGCGAAAAGAAAAAGATCATTACTTCGCTGAACGAAGCCGTTGAAAAATCGGGTTTTAAGGCCGAAAAGATTTGGGGCGATCAGGTGGAGGACCGAGACAGCCAGATCACTTTTTCGGCCCTGGGTCAAAAAGCTCCGCTCGAGCCTAAAAAAGCATGGGACCCCGATTTTAAAAAGCGCAAAAAAATTAAAACTATGCTGGATAAGCTGATCCCGGATTTTGCCGTAAACCTGGGTGGCGCCACCTCCATTGATGTTACCAAACCCGGAATAGATAAAGCCTATGGAATGCACAAGCTGCGCGATATGCTAAAAATACCTATTAGCCAAATGCTGTTTATAGGCGATGCCTTGTTTAAAGGTGGTAACGATTACCCTGCCCGCACTACCGGCGCCGATTGTATACAGGTGCGCGACCCGGAGGAAACAAAAAGGGTGATTGAAGGTGTGGTTGCCTGTTTAAAAAAATAG
- a CDS encoding phosphonatase-like hydrolase — protein MIKMVVFDMAGTTVDENNVVYKTLRTAINEAGYNFSLDEVLAQGAGKEKRQAIKSILQVYAGKDDEALVDSIYANFIVQLADAYASLEVLPQPNATDLFGALAERDIIVVLNTGYNRETAESLVNKLGWEEGVEFDLLVTATDVDKNRPNPDMILFAMEHFGITDGAEVAKVGDSIIDIEEGRNAGCLLNVGITTGAHTLEQLQSANPEGIINDLLELLPLVDAVE, from the coding sequence ATGATAAAAATGGTTGTTTTTGATATGGCCGGTACTACAGTTGATGAGAATAACGTAGTATACAAAACGCTTCGCACAGCTATAAACGAGGCTGGCTATAACTTTAGCCTTGATGAGGTATTGGCGCAAGGTGCAGGTAAAGAAAAACGGCAGGCAATAAAAAGTATTTTGCAGGTGTATGCAGGTAAGGATGATGAAGCATTGGTTGATAGCATTTACGCCAACTTTATTGTACAACTGGCCGATGCTTATGCCTCGCTGGAAGTATTACCGCAACCTAATGCTACAGATTTATTTGGCGCATTAGCTGAAAGGGACATTATTGTAGTTTTAAATACCGGTTATAACCGTGAAACTGCAGAATCGTTGGTTAACAAATTAGGCTGGGAAGAAGGTGTAGAGTTTGACCTGCTGGTTACTGCTACCGATGTAGATAAAAATCGCCCCAACCCGGATATGATCCTGTTTGCTATGGAGCATTTTGGCATAACTGACGGTGCAGAAGTAGCGAAAGTTGGCGATTCAATCATTGATATCGAAGAGGGCCGTAACGCAGGCTGCTTACTCAATGTTGGTATTACCACGGGTGCGCATACTTTGGAGCAATTGCAATCGGCCAACCCAGAGGGGATTATTAATGATTTATTGGAATTGTTGCCATTGGTGGATGCGGTTGAGTAG